One window of Kryptolebias marmoratus isolate JLee-2015 linkage group LG3, ASM164957v2, whole genome shotgun sequence genomic DNA carries:
- the fabp2 gene encoding fatty acid-binding protein, intestinal, which produces MTFNGTWKIDRNDNYEKFMEQMGINMVKRKLASHDNLKITIEQTGDKFQVKESSNFRTIDINFTLGVTFDYSLADGTELTGSWTMEGDMLKGLFNRKDNGKLLTTTRIIQGDELIQSYNYEGVDAKRIFKRS; this is translated from the exons ATGACCTTCAACGGCACCTGGAAGATCGACCGCAATGATAACTATGAGAAATTCATGGAACAAATGG GAATTAACATGGTGAAGAGGAAGCTGGCCTCTCACGACAACCTCAAGATCACCATCGAACAGACAGGAGATAAGTTTCAAGTCAAGGAGAGCAGTAATTTCCGCACCATTGACATCAACTTCACCCTGGGGGTCACCTTCGACTACAGCCTCGCAGACGGAACTGAGCTGACC GGTTCCTGGACCATGGAGGGTGACATGTTAAAGGGACTTTTCAATAGAAAGGACAACGGAAAACTGCTGACAACAACCAGAATCATCCAAGGAGATGAACTAATTCAG AGCTACAACTACGAGGGTGTGGACGCTAAAAGGATTTTCAAAAGAAGTTAA